A genome region from Mugil cephalus isolate CIBA_MC_2020 chromosome 13, CIBA_Mcephalus_1.1, whole genome shotgun sequence includes the following:
- the phactr2 gene encoding phosphatase and actin regulator 2 isoform X4 has translation MEEEGDTYPELRPFSQLWPLPRLRSHSDTSGFRSRVLFRLRGARSVDGLEKSSSLASCDVAVDSATNTQNAHASRQQRGKLSSLGKLFKPWKWRKKKTSDKFQDLSKVLERKISTRQTREELIKKGVLIPEQDEPISSENLNGHATSSLTSEEVKVDIETPDIPLEEQAAGPVNTDDKTAKSSHPKKSGCTAKTTTSATTPRSRLSKDAGAAAQTNGTDAKTGRKSDTPTSVPQKASAETSSKPVESKDTKPLSSKASGNETEGTQAASKPGLEPPAPSASSAGEEEHKGVSPEATAQSSHVSAATEDTSFTEGETDRSPQGDEQKRTEEEEGGDGKKKEETGCGAENSPRSAEGQAEKHKGLSVKTEHAEVTVIPDRPRDCQASDSDSDGPILYRDEDEEEEEDDEYTNSSLASKIRRRDTLNIKLGNRPSKKELEEKNILPRSSETERHELRQQIGSKLVRRLSQRPTTEELEQRNILKRKDEAEEQEAKQEIKRRLSRKLSVRPTVAELVARRILRFNEYVEVTDAKDYDRRADKPWTRLTPADKAAIRKELNEFKSREMEVHEDSKHFTRFHRP, from the exons TTGATGGGTTGGAGAAATCGTCATCTCTGGCCAGCTGCGACGTGGCGGTGGACAGCGCCACCAACACCCAGAATGCCCACGCGTCGCGGCAGCAGCGAGGCAAGCTGTCATCGCTGGGAAAGCTGTTCAAACCctggaagtggaggaagaagaagacgagtGACAAGTTCCAGGACCTTTCCAAAG TTCTAGAGAGGAAAATCTCTACGAGACAAACGAGGGAGGAGCTCATCAAGAAAGGAGTTCTCATCCCTGagcaag ATGAACCGATCAGCAGTGAAAATCTGAACGGTCATGCCACATCCAGCTTGACATCAGAAGAGGTCAAAGTCGATATCGAGACTCCAGACATTCCTCTTGAGGAGCAAGCTGCTGGGCCGGTCAACACTGACGACAAAACGG CCAAATCCTCTCATCCAAAGAAGTCAGGATGCACAGCAAAAACCACCACCTCCGCCACCACACCTCGTTCTCGTTTGTCCAAGGACGCCGGCGCTGCAGCACAGACTAATGGGACAGATGCAAAGACCGGCCGGAAATCGGACACTCCCACCTCTGTACCTCAAAAAGCCTCTGCAGAGACTTCTAGCAAGCCTGTGGAGTCAAAAGACACAAAGCCTCTGTCATCTAAAGCCTCAGGCAATGAGACAGAGGGCACTCAGGCTGCTTCTAAACCTGGTTTAGAGCCTCCCGCTCCCAGTGCCTCGTCTGCAGGTGAGGAGGAGCACAAAGGTGTGAGTCCAGAGGCTACGGCCCAGTCTTCCCATGTTAGCGCTGCTACAGAGGACACATCGTTCACAGAGGGCGAAACAGACAGAAGCCCACAGGGGGACGAACAGAAGAGGacggaagaagaggaaggaggagatggaaagaagaaagaagaaacagggTGTGGTGCAGAGAATAGCCCGAG GTCAGCAGAAGGCCAAGCAGAAAAGCACAAGGGCCTCAGTGTAAAAACGGAGCATGCTGAAGTGACAGTGATCCCCGACAGGCCGAGAGACTGCCAAGCCAGCGACTCCGACTCCGACGGACCAATCCTGTACagggatgaggatgaagaagaggaggaggacgacgagtaCACAAACA GCTCTTTGGCCAGCAAGATCCGACGACGAGACACCCTGAACATCAAGCTGGGCAACCGACCCAGCaagaaagagctggaggagaaaaacattCTGCCGCGGAGCTCCGAGACTGAGAGACACGAGCTACGCCAGCAGATAGGCTCCAAACTAGTCAG gCGCCTGAGCCAAAGACCCACCACAGAAGAACTGGAGCAGAGAAACATCCTCAAGC GGAAGGACGAGGCCGAAGAGCAGGAAGCCAAGCAAGAGATTAAAAGGAGGCTCTCTAGAAAG CTGAGTGTGAGGCCTACAGTGGCAGAGCTCGTCGCTAGGAGGATCCTGCGTTTTAATGAGTATGTGGAGGTAACAGATGCCAAGGATTATGACCGACGGGCAGACAAACCATGGACACGGCTTACTCCTGCTGACAAG gCTGCTATCCGTAAGGAGCTGAATGAGTTTAAGAGCCGGGAGATGGAGGTTCATGAAGACAGCAAACATTTCACCAG attccATCGGCCTTAA
- the phactr2 gene encoding phosphatase and actin regulator 2 isoform X1: MEEEGDTYPELRPFSQLWPLPRLRSHSDTSGFRSRVLFRLRGARSVDGLEKSSSLASCDVAVDSATNTQNAHASRQQRGKLSSLGKLFKPWKWRKKKTSDKFQDLSKVLERKISTRQTREELIKKGVLIPEQDEPISSENLNGHATSSLTSEEVKVDIETPDIPLEEQAAGPVNTDDKTEKSDTKPIARTNQGRPQAKKQQGATLPASSKGAGSTGATTRHKDGSAGGKKTAKTTVKTGSAAQAKTNPRNTNNTSRGTAKSSHPKKSGCTAKTTTSATTPRSRLSKDAGAAAQTNGTDAKTGRKSDTPTSVPQKASAETSSKPVESKDTKPLSSKASGNETEGTQAASKPGLEPPAPSASSAGEEEHKGVSPEATAQSSHVSAATEDTSFTEGETDRSPQGDEQKRTEEEEGGDGKKKEETGCGAENSPRSAEGQAEKHKGLSVKTEHAEVTVIPDRPRDCQASDSDSDGPILYRDEDEEEEEDDEYTNSSLASKIRRRDTLNIKLGNRPSKKELEEKNILPRSSETERHELRQQIGSKLVRRLSQRPTTEELEQRNILKRKDEAEEQEAKQEIKRRLSRKLSVRPTVAELVARRILRFNEYVEVTDAKDYDRRADKPWTRLTPADKAAIRKELNEFKSREMEVHEDSKHFTRFHRP; the protein is encoded by the exons TTGATGGGTTGGAGAAATCGTCATCTCTGGCCAGCTGCGACGTGGCGGTGGACAGCGCCACCAACACCCAGAATGCCCACGCGTCGCGGCAGCAGCGAGGCAAGCTGTCATCGCTGGGAAAGCTGTTCAAACCctggaagtggaggaagaagaagacgagtGACAAGTTCCAGGACCTTTCCAAAG TTCTAGAGAGGAAAATCTCTACGAGACAAACGAGGGAGGAGCTCATCAAGAAAGGAGTTCTCATCCCTGagcaag ATGAACCGATCAGCAGTGAAAATCTGAACGGTCATGCCACATCCAGCTTGACATCAGAAGAGGTCAAAGTCGATATCGAGACTCCAGACATTCCTCTTGAGGAGCAAGCTGCTGGGCCGGTCAACACTGACGACAAAACGG AGAAGAGTGATACTAAACCCATCGCCCGCACAAACCAGGGTCGACCTCAGGCTAAGAAACAGCAAGGCGCCACTCTGCCCGCTTCCTCCAAAGGTGCTGGTAGCACCGGAGCCACGACAAGACACAAAGATGGTTCTGCGGGGGGTAAAAAGACAGCTAAAACCACAGTCAAGACTGGCTCAGCCGCACAAGCTAAAACTAATCCACGGAATACTAACAACACTAGTCGCGGGACTG CCAAATCCTCTCATCCAAAGAAGTCAGGATGCACAGCAAAAACCACCACCTCCGCCACCACACCTCGTTCTCGTTTGTCCAAGGACGCCGGCGCTGCAGCACAGACTAATGGGACAGATGCAAAGACCGGCCGGAAATCGGACACTCCCACCTCTGTACCTCAAAAAGCCTCTGCAGAGACTTCTAGCAAGCCTGTGGAGTCAAAAGACACAAAGCCTCTGTCATCTAAAGCCTCAGGCAATGAGACAGAGGGCACTCAGGCTGCTTCTAAACCTGGTTTAGAGCCTCCCGCTCCCAGTGCCTCGTCTGCAGGTGAGGAGGAGCACAAAGGTGTGAGTCCAGAGGCTACGGCCCAGTCTTCCCATGTTAGCGCTGCTACAGAGGACACATCGTTCACAGAGGGCGAAACAGACAGAAGCCCACAGGGGGACGAACAGAAGAGGacggaagaagaggaaggaggagatggaaagaagaaagaagaaacagggTGTGGTGCAGAGAATAGCCCGAG GTCAGCAGAAGGCCAAGCAGAAAAGCACAAGGGCCTCAGTGTAAAAACGGAGCATGCTGAAGTGACAGTGATCCCCGACAGGCCGAGAGACTGCCAAGCCAGCGACTCCGACTCCGACGGACCAATCCTGTACagggatgaggatgaagaagaggaggaggacgacgagtaCACAAACA GCTCTTTGGCCAGCAAGATCCGACGACGAGACACCCTGAACATCAAGCTGGGCAACCGACCCAGCaagaaagagctggaggagaaaaacattCTGCCGCGGAGCTCCGAGACTGAGAGACACGAGCTACGCCAGCAGATAGGCTCCAAACTAGTCAG gCGCCTGAGCCAAAGACCCACCACAGAAGAACTGGAGCAGAGAAACATCCTCAAGC GGAAGGACGAGGCCGAAGAGCAGGAAGCCAAGCAAGAGATTAAAAGGAGGCTCTCTAGAAAG CTGAGTGTGAGGCCTACAGTGGCAGAGCTCGTCGCTAGGAGGATCCTGCGTTTTAATGAGTATGTGGAGGTAACAGATGCCAAGGATTATGACCGACGGGCAGACAAACCATGGACACGGCTTACTCCTGCTGACAAG gCTGCTATCCGTAAGGAGCTGAATGAGTTTAAGAGCCGGGAGATGGAGGTTCATGAAGACAGCAAACATTTCACCAG attccATCGGCCTTAA
- the phactr2 gene encoding phosphatase and actin regulator 2 isoform X3, whose protein sequence is MEHDVDGLEKSSSLASCDVAVDSATNTQNAHASRQQRGKLSSLGKLFKPWKWRKKKTSDKFQDLSKVLERKISTRQTREELIKKGVLIPEQDEPISSENLNGHATSSLTSEEVKVDIETPDIPLEEQAAGPVNTDDKTEKSDTKPIARTNQGRPQAKKQQGATLPASSKGAGSTGATTRHKDGSAGGKKTAKTTVKTGSAAQAKTNPRNTNNTSRGTAKSSHPKKSGCTAKTTTSATTPRSRLSKDAGAAAQTNGTDAKTGRKSDTPTSVPQKASAETSSKPVESKDTKPLSSKASGNETEGTQAASKPGLEPPAPSASSAGEEEHKGVSPEATAQSSHVSAATEDTSFTEGETDRSPQGDEQKRTEEEEGGDGKKKEETGCGAENSPRSAEGQAEKHKGLSVKTEHAEVTVIPDRPRDCQASDSDSDGPILYRDEDEEEEEDDEYTNSSLASKIRRRDTLNIKLGNRPSKKELEEKNILPRSSETERHELRQQIGSKLVRRLSQRPTTEELEQRNILKRKDEAEEQEAKQEIKRRLSRKLSVRPTVAELVARRILRFNEYVEVTDAKDYDRRADKPWTRLTPADKAAIRKELNEFKSREMEVHEDSKHFTRFHRP, encoded by the exons TTGATGGGTTGGAGAAATCGTCATCTCTGGCCAGCTGCGACGTGGCGGTGGACAGCGCCACCAACACCCAGAATGCCCACGCGTCGCGGCAGCAGCGAGGCAAGCTGTCATCGCTGGGAAAGCTGTTCAAACCctggaagtggaggaagaagaagacgagtGACAAGTTCCAGGACCTTTCCAAAG TTCTAGAGAGGAAAATCTCTACGAGACAAACGAGGGAGGAGCTCATCAAGAAAGGAGTTCTCATCCCTGagcaag ATGAACCGATCAGCAGTGAAAATCTGAACGGTCATGCCACATCCAGCTTGACATCAGAAGAGGTCAAAGTCGATATCGAGACTCCAGACATTCCTCTTGAGGAGCAAGCTGCTGGGCCGGTCAACACTGACGACAAAACGG AGAAGAGTGATACTAAACCCATCGCCCGCACAAACCAGGGTCGACCTCAGGCTAAGAAACAGCAAGGCGCCACTCTGCCCGCTTCCTCCAAAGGTGCTGGTAGCACCGGAGCCACGACAAGACACAAAGATGGTTCTGCGGGGGGTAAAAAGACAGCTAAAACCACAGTCAAGACTGGCTCAGCCGCACAAGCTAAAACTAATCCACGGAATACTAACAACACTAGTCGCGGGACTG CCAAATCCTCTCATCCAAAGAAGTCAGGATGCACAGCAAAAACCACCACCTCCGCCACCACACCTCGTTCTCGTTTGTCCAAGGACGCCGGCGCTGCAGCACAGACTAATGGGACAGATGCAAAGACCGGCCGGAAATCGGACACTCCCACCTCTGTACCTCAAAAAGCCTCTGCAGAGACTTCTAGCAAGCCTGTGGAGTCAAAAGACACAAAGCCTCTGTCATCTAAAGCCTCAGGCAATGAGACAGAGGGCACTCAGGCTGCTTCTAAACCTGGTTTAGAGCCTCCCGCTCCCAGTGCCTCGTCTGCAGGTGAGGAGGAGCACAAAGGTGTGAGTCCAGAGGCTACGGCCCAGTCTTCCCATGTTAGCGCTGCTACAGAGGACACATCGTTCACAGAGGGCGAAACAGACAGAAGCCCACAGGGGGACGAACAGAAGAGGacggaagaagaggaaggaggagatggaaagaagaaagaagaaacagggTGTGGTGCAGAGAATAGCCCGAG GTCAGCAGAAGGCCAAGCAGAAAAGCACAAGGGCCTCAGTGTAAAAACGGAGCATGCTGAAGTGACAGTGATCCCCGACAGGCCGAGAGACTGCCAAGCCAGCGACTCCGACTCCGACGGACCAATCCTGTACagggatgaggatgaagaagaggaggaggacgacgagtaCACAAACA GCTCTTTGGCCAGCAAGATCCGACGACGAGACACCCTGAACATCAAGCTGGGCAACCGACCCAGCaagaaagagctggaggagaaaaacattCTGCCGCGGAGCTCCGAGACTGAGAGACACGAGCTACGCCAGCAGATAGGCTCCAAACTAGTCAG gCGCCTGAGCCAAAGACCCACCACAGAAGAACTGGAGCAGAGAAACATCCTCAAGC GGAAGGACGAGGCCGAAGAGCAGGAAGCCAAGCAAGAGATTAAAAGGAGGCTCTCTAGAAAG CTGAGTGTGAGGCCTACAGTGGCAGAGCTCGTCGCTAGGAGGATCCTGCGTTTTAATGAGTATGTGGAGGTAACAGATGCCAAGGATTATGACCGACGGGCAGACAAACCATGGACACGGCTTACTCCTGCTGACAAG gCTGCTATCCGTAAGGAGCTGAATGAGTTTAAGAGCCGGGAGATGGAGGTTCATGAAGACAGCAAACATTTCACCAG attccATCGGCCTTAA
- the phactr2 gene encoding phosphatase and actin regulator 2 isoform X2, whose translation MGQTAVSAVSQTASVDGLEKSSSLASCDVAVDSATNTQNAHASRQQRGKLSSLGKLFKPWKWRKKKTSDKFQDLSKVLERKISTRQTREELIKKGVLIPEQDEPISSENLNGHATSSLTSEEVKVDIETPDIPLEEQAAGPVNTDDKTEKSDTKPIARTNQGRPQAKKQQGATLPASSKGAGSTGATTRHKDGSAGGKKTAKTTVKTGSAAQAKTNPRNTNNTSRGTAKSSHPKKSGCTAKTTTSATTPRSRLSKDAGAAAQTNGTDAKTGRKSDTPTSVPQKASAETSSKPVESKDTKPLSSKASGNETEGTQAASKPGLEPPAPSASSAGEEEHKGVSPEATAQSSHVSAATEDTSFTEGETDRSPQGDEQKRTEEEEGGDGKKKEETGCGAENSPRSAEGQAEKHKGLSVKTEHAEVTVIPDRPRDCQASDSDSDGPILYRDEDEEEEEDDEYTNSSLASKIRRRDTLNIKLGNRPSKKELEEKNILPRSSETERHELRQQIGSKLVRRLSQRPTTEELEQRNILKRKDEAEEQEAKQEIKRRLSRKLSVRPTVAELVARRILRFNEYVEVTDAKDYDRRADKPWTRLTPADKAAIRKELNEFKSREMEVHEDSKHFTRFHRP comes from the exons TTGATGGGTTGGAGAAATCGTCATCTCTGGCCAGCTGCGACGTGGCGGTGGACAGCGCCACCAACACCCAGAATGCCCACGCGTCGCGGCAGCAGCGAGGCAAGCTGTCATCGCTGGGAAAGCTGTTCAAACCctggaagtggaggaagaagaagacgagtGACAAGTTCCAGGACCTTTCCAAAG TTCTAGAGAGGAAAATCTCTACGAGACAAACGAGGGAGGAGCTCATCAAGAAAGGAGTTCTCATCCCTGagcaag ATGAACCGATCAGCAGTGAAAATCTGAACGGTCATGCCACATCCAGCTTGACATCAGAAGAGGTCAAAGTCGATATCGAGACTCCAGACATTCCTCTTGAGGAGCAAGCTGCTGGGCCGGTCAACACTGACGACAAAACGG AGAAGAGTGATACTAAACCCATCGCCCGCACAAACCAGGGTCGACCTCAGGCTAAGAAACAGCAAGGCGCCACTCTGCCCGCTTCCTCCAAAGGTGCTGGTAGCACCGGAGCCACGACAAGACACAAAGATGGTTCTGCGGGGGGTAAAAAGACAGCTAAAACCACAGTCAAGACTGGCTCAGCCGCACAAGCTAAAACTAATCCACGGAATACTAACAACACTAGTCGCGGGACTG CCAAATCCTCTCATCCAAAGAAGTCAGGATGCACAGCAAAAACCACCACCTCCGCCACCACACCTCGTTCTCGTTTGTCCAAGGACGCCGGCGCTGCAGCACAGACTAATGGGACAGATGCAAAGACCGGCCGGAAATCGGACACTCCCACCTCTGTACCTCAAAAAGCCTCTGCAGAGACTTCTAGCAAGCCTGTGGAGTCAAAAGACACAAAGCCTCTGTCATCTAAAGCCTCAGGCAATGAGACAGAGGGCACTCAGGCTGCTTCTAAACCTGGTTTAGAGCCTCCCGCTCCCAGTGCCTCGTCTGCAGGTGAGGAGGAGCACAAAGGTGTGAGTCCAGAGGCTACGGCCCAGTCTTCCCATGTTAGCGCTGCTACAGAGGACACATCGTTCACAGAGGGCGAAACAGACAGAAGCCCACAGGGGGACGAACAGAAGAGGacggaagaagaggaaggaggagatggaaagaagaaagaagaaacagggTGTGGTGCAGAGAATAGCCCGAG GTCAGCAGAAGGCCAAGCAGAAAAGCACAAGGGCCTCAGTGTAAAAACGGAGCATGCTGAAGTGACAGTGATCCCCGACAGGCCGAGAGACTGCCAAGCCAGCGACTCCGACTCCGACGGACCAATCCTGTACagggatgaggatgaagaagaggaggaggacgacgagtaCACAAACA GCTCTTTGGCCAGCAAGATCCGACGACGAGACACCCTGAACATCAAGCTGGGCAACCGACCCAGCaagaaagagctggaggagaaaaacattCTGCCGCGGAGCTCCGAGACTGAGAGACACGAGCTACGCCAGCAGATAGGCTCCAAACTAGTCAG gCGCCTGAGCCAAAGACCCACCACAGAAGAACTGGAGCAGAGAAACATCCTCAAGC GGAAGGACGAGGCCGAAGAGCAGGAAGCCAAGCAAGAGATTAAAAGGAGGCTCTCTAGAAAG CTGAGTGTGAGGCCTACAGTGGCAGAGCTCGTCGCTAGGAGGATCCTGCGTTTTAATGAGTATGTGGAGGTAACAGATGCCAAGGATTATGACCGACGGGCAGACAAACCATGGACACGGCTTACTCCTGCTGACAAG gCTGCTATCCGTAAGGAGCTGAATGAGTTTAAGAGCCGGGAGATGGAGGTTCATGAAGACAGCAAACATTTCACCAG attccATCGGCCTTAA